From Bacillus basilensis, a single genomic window includes:
- a CDS encoding proline--tRNA ligase — translation MKQSMVFSPTLREVPADAEIKSHQLLLRAGFMRQNASGIYSFLPFGLKVLHKVERIVREEMERAGAVELLMPAMQAAELWQESGRWYSYGSELMRMKDRNAREFALGATHEEVITDLVRDEVKSYKKLPLTLYQIQTKFRDEQRPRFGLLRGREFLMKDAYSFHATQESLDEVYGRLYKAYSNIFARCGLNFRAVIADSGAMGGKDTHEFMVLSDVGEDTIAYSDTSNYAANIEMAPVVATYTKSDEEEKALEKVATPDQKAIEEVSTFLNIAADKCIKSMVFKVDEKLVVVLVRGDHEVNDVKVKNVYGASVVELASHEEVKELLNCEVGSLGPIGVAGDIEIIADHAVASIVNGCSGANKEGFHYVNVNPERDFKVSQYTDLRFIQEGDQSPDGNGTILFARGIEVGHVFKLGTRYSEAMNATFLDENGKTQPLIMGCYGIGVSRTVAAIAEQFNDENGLVWPKAVAPFHVHVIPVNMKSDAQREMGENIYNSLQERGYEVLLDDRAERAGVKFADADLFGLPVRVTVGKKADEGIVEVKVRATGESEEVKVEELQTYIANILK, via the coding sequence ATGAAACAAAGTATGGTATTCAGTCCTACATTACGTGAAGTTCCAGCTGATGCGGAGATTAAGAGTCATCAGTTATTACTTCGCGCAGGTTTTATGCGTCAAAATGCTTCTGGTATTTATAGTTTTCTACCATTTGGATTAAAAGTACTACACAAAGTAGAACGAATTGTTCGAGAAGAAATGGAACGCGCAGGCGCGGTAGAATTATTAATGCCAGCAATGCAAGCTGCAGAATTATGGCAAGAGTCAGGTCGTTGGTATTCTTACGGATCTGAATTAATGCGTATGAAAGATCGTAACGCTCGTGAATTCGCATTAGGAGCGACACATGAGGAAGTAATTACGGATCTTGTGCGTGATGAAGTAAAATCATATAAAAAATTGCCGTTAACATTATACCAAATTCAAACAAAATTCCGTGATGAGCAAAGACCTCGTTTCGGTTTATTACGTGGAAGAGAGTTTCTAATGAAAGATGCATACTCTTTCCATGCTACACAAGAGAGCTTAGATGAAGTATACGGTCGCTTATACAAAGCATACTCTAACATTTTTGCTCGTTGTGGTTTGAATTTCCGTGCGGTTATTGCTGATTCTGGAGCAATGGGCGGAAAAGATACACATGAATTTATGGTATTATCTGATGTTGGTGAAGATACAATTGCATACTCTGATACATCTAATTATGCAGCGAACATCGAAATGGCTCCTGTTGTAGCTACGTATACGAAGAGTGACGAAGAAGAGAAAGCACTTGAAAAAGTAGCAACACCAGACCAAAAAGCAATTGAAGAAGTATCTACATTCTTAAACATTGCAGCTGACAAGTGCATTAAGTCTATGGTATTTAAAGTAGATGAGAAATTAGTAGTTGTACTTGTTCGTGGTGATCACGAAGTAAACGATGTGAAAGTGAAAAATGTATACGGCGCTTCAGTTGTTGAGCTTGCTTCTCATGAAGAAGTAAAAGAATTATTAAATTGTGAAGTTGGTTCATTAGGACCGATTGGTGTAGCAGGTGATATCGAAATTATTGCTGATCACGCTGTAGCATCAATTGTTAACGGATGTTCAGGAGCGAACAAAGAAGGATTCCATTATGTAAATGTAAATCCAGAACGTGACTTTAAAGTAAGTCAATATACAGATTTACGCTTCATTCAAGAAGGAGACCAATCTCCAGACGGAAACGGAACAATTCTTTTCGCACGCGGAATTGAAGTTGGTCATGTATTCAAATTAGGAACTCGTTATAGTGAAGCAATGAACGCAACATTCCTAGATGAAAATGGAAAAACACAACCACTTATTATGGGTTGTTACGGCATTGGTGTATCTCGTACAGTGGCAGCAATTGCAGAGCAGTTTAATGATGAGAACGGTTTAGTTTGGCCGAAAGCTGTTGCACCGTTCCATGTGCATGTAATTCCAGTAAATATGAAATCTGATGCACAACGTGAAATGGGTGAAAACATCTATAACTCATTACAAGAGCGAGGATATGAAGTATTACTAGATGATCGTGCAGAACGTGCAGGTGTTAAATTTGCAGATGCAGATTTATTCGGCCTTCCAGTTCGCGTTACAGTTGGTAAAAAAGCAGACGAAGGTATTGTAGAAGTGAAAGTACGTGCTACAGGCGAGTCTGAAGAAGTAAAAGTAGAAGAACTTCAAACATATATTGCTAATATTTTAAAATAA
- the rseP gene encoding RIP metalloprotease RseP encodes MNTAIAFILIFGALVFFHELGHLYFAKRAGILCREFAIGFGPKIFSFEKNETVYTIRLLPLGGYVRMAGEDADTVELKPGKKVGLVLNEKDEVAKLVFDGYEKYPNVRVIEVEQADLEHNLTISGYEEYEEELQTFRVNEKARIITAGEEIQIAPYNRQFGSKKLGQRALTIFAGPAMNFILAFVIFVILGFVQGVPIDKPMVGKVMENSAAEQAGLKENDTIQAIDGKNTSTWKDVVTIVRENPNKEITLQVKRDSEQFNVKVTPTLDKEGKEEVGRIGVYSPVEKTVMGSIKSGFEQTYQWTKLIFESLVKLVTGQFSINELSGPVGIYNLTDQVVDYGFTRVLSLAAVLSINLGLFNLLPVPALDGGRLFFFLIEALRGKPIDRQKEGMVHFIGFALLMLLMLVVTWNDIRKFFL; translated from the coding sequence TTGAATACAGCGATTGCCTTTATATTAATTTTCGGTGCACTCGTATTTTTCCATGAGCTAGGGCATCTATATTTCGCAAAAAGAGCAGGTATTTTATGCCGCGAGTTTGCGATTGGTTTTGGTCCGAAAATATTCTCATTTGAAAAAAATGAAACGGTGTATACGATTCGATTACTGCCTCTTGGTGGCTATGTAAGAATGGCTGGCGAGGATGCAGACACAGTGGAGTTAAAGCCAGGGAAAAAGGTTGGCCTTGTATTAAATGAAAAAGACGAAGTTGCAAAATTAGTTTTTGATGGATATGAAAAGTATCCAAATGTTCGTGTCATTGAAGTCGAACAAGCTGATTTAGAACATAATCTAACAATTTCGGGCTATGAAGAGTATGAGGAAGAGTTGCAAACATTCCGAGTGAATGAAAAGGCTCGTATCATTACTGCTGGTGAAGAAATTCAAATTGCTCCGTATAATAGGCAGTTTGGCTCTAAGAAATTGGGTCAACGTGCTTTAACGATCTTTGCGGGTCCTGCAATGAACTTCATTTTAGCTTTTGTTATTTTTGTGATTCTTGGATTTGTACAAGGGGTTCCTATTGACAAGCCAATGGTCGGAAAAGTAATGGAGAATAGTGCTGCAGAGCAAGCTGGATTAAAAGAAAATGATACAATTCAAGCAATTGATGGGAAAAACACAAGCACATGGAAAGATGTTGTTACCATTGTACGTGAAAACCCGAATAAAGAGATTACATTACAAGTAAAGCGTGATAGTGAACAGTTTAATGTGAAAGTAACGCCAACGCTCGATAAAGAAGGTAAAGAAGAAGTTGGTAGAATTGGTGTTTACTCTCCAGTAGAGAAAACAGTAATGGGTTCTATTAAATCAGGTTTTGAACAAACATACCAATGGACGAAACTAATTTTTGAGTCTCTTGTGAAATTAGTAACTGGTCAATTTTCTATTAATGAGTTGTCAGGTCCAGTAGGGATTTATAATCTAACAGATCAAGTTGTAGATTATGGATTTACGCGTGTATTAAGTTTAGCAGCAGTATTAAGTATTAACCTTGGTTTATTTAATTTATTACCAGTTCCAGCTTTAGACGGTGGACGTTTGTTCTTCTTCTTAATTGAAGCATTGCGCGGGAAACCAATTGACCGTCAAAAAGAAGGAATGGTTCACTTTATTGGTTTTGCATTATTAATGTTACTTATGTTAGTTGTAACTTGGAATGACATTCGTAAGTTTTTCTTGTAA
- the dxr gene encoding 1-deoxy-D-xylulose-5-phosphate reductoisomerase, which translates to MKNISLLGASGSIGTQTIDVLRSHPDQFRLVAFSVGKNIDYAVKVIQEFSPQIVSVQREEDVLKLQAVSGNTKIVYGSEGLLEVALHPDAEIVVNAVVGSVGLLPTLRAIEAKKTIGIANKETLVTAGHLVMEAARKHNVSLLPVDSEHSAIFQCLNGENEKRISRLIITASGGSFRDKTRDELHHVTVEDALRHPNWSMGSKITIDSATMMNKGLEVIEAHWLFGIPYEQIDVVLHKESIIHSMVEFEDRSVMAQLGSPDMRVPIQYALTYPDRLPLSDTKQLNLWEIGTLHFEKMNQERFRCLRFAYEAGKAGGSMPAVMNAANEVAVEAFLQKRIGFLTVEDLIEKAMNHHNVIARPSLEEILEIDAATRRFVMEQI; encoded by the coding sequence ATGAAAAACATTAGTTTATTAGGTGCAAGCGGATCAATTGGTACACAAACTATAGATGTATTACGCTCGCACCCAGACCAATTCCGTCTCGTTGCTTTTTCTGTAGGGAAAAATATTGACTACGCAGTAAAGGTAATTCAAGAATTTTCTCCGCAAATCGTCTCTGTGCAAAGAGAGGAAGATGTTCTAAAACTACAAGCTGTTTCTGGTAATACAAAAATTGTATATGGTAGTGAAGGACTTTTAGAAGTAGCATTACATCCAGATGCGGAGATTGTAGTAAACGCTGTTGTAGGTAGCGTAGGGTTGTTACCAACACTACGTGCAATTGAGGCGAAAAAAACAATTGGAATTGCAAACAAAGAAACGTTAGTGACTGCAGGGCATCTTGTAATGGAAGCAGCGCGAAAACATAATGTTTCGTTACTTCCAGTAGATAGTGAACATTCAGCTATTTTTCAATGCTTGAATGGTGAAAATGAAAAAAGAATTTCTCGATTAATTATTACGGCTTCTGGTGGAAGTTTTCGTGATAAAACGAGAGATGAATTGCATCATGTGACCGTAGAAGATGCGCTTCGACATCCAAACTGGTCAATGGGTTCGAAAATTACAATTGATTCTGCTACAATGATGAATAAGGGACTAGAAGTAATTGAAGCACATTGGCTTTTTGGTATCCCTTATGAGCAAATCGATGTTGTTTTACATAAAGAAAGTATTATTCATTCTATGGTTGAATTTGAAGATCGTAGTGTGATGGCACAGCTTGGCTCACCTGATATGCGAGTACCAATTCAATACGCGCTTACATATCCTGATCGATTACCGCTTTCTGACACAAAGCAGTTAAATTTATGGGAAATCGGCACATTGCATTTTGAGAAAATGAACCAAGAACGTTTCCGCTGCCTGCGTTTTGCGTATGAAGCTGGAAAAGCAGGTGGAAGTATGCCGGCTGTAATGAATGCAGCGAATGAAGTAGCTGTTGAAGCTTTTTTACAAAAGAGAATTGGTTTCTTAACAGTGGAAGACCTCATTGAAAAAGCAATGAACCATCACAATGTCATTGCACGTCCGAGCCTAGAGGAAATTCTGGAAATTGATGCAGCCACAAGACGGTTTGTGATGGAACAAATTTAG
- the cdsA gene encoding phosphatidate cytidylyltransferase, whose amino-acid sequence MKQRIITGVVAAALFIPIVIYGGVPFTVLVYALASIGLYELIRMNKLTLISVPTVLAVVLLWVILIPSSASELFTWIGLGKLEITFVIVLLLLSYTVLSKNTFTFDNASFLLMATTYVAMGFLYLNETRILGIKYVFCALFVIWATDSGAYFIGKALGKRKLWPEISPNKTIEGSLGGIVCGIVVALVYNIFFPVEANVGILIVLTIIISIFGQIGDLVQSAFKRHYGVKDSGTILPGHGGILDRTDSWLFVLPILYFLLQYN is encoded by the coding sequence GTGAAACAGAGAATTATTACTGGAGTGGTTGCTGCCGCGCTATTCATTCCCATCGTAATTTACGGTGGCGTGCCTTTTACGGTTTTAGTGTATGCACTGGCTTCTATAGGTTTATATGAATTAATTCGTATGAATAAGCTTACGCTTATTTCAGTACCAACAGTTTTAGCTGTAGTATTATTATGGGTTATTTTAATTCCAAGTAGTGCATCAGAACTGTTTACTTGGATTGGATTAGGTAAATTAGAAATCACATTTGTGATTGTTTTATTACTTTTATCATATACAGTCCTTTCTAAGAATACATTTACTTTTGACAATGCTTCATTTTTACTAATGGCAACAACATATGTTGCAATGGGATTCCTATATTTGAATGAAACGAGAATATTAGGAATTAAATATGTGTTTTGCGCATTATTTGTTATATGGGCTACTGATTCAGGCGCATATTTCATAGGAAAAGCATTAGGAAAAAGAAAATTATGGCCAGAAATTAGTCCGAATAAAACGATTGAAGGCTCATTAGGCGGCATCGTTTGTGGAATTGTTGTGGCACTTGTTTACAATATTTTCTTCCCAGTTGAGGCTAATGTAGGAATTTTAATTGTGTTGACAATTATCATTTCTATTTTTGGACAAATTGGTGATTTAGTACAATCCGCATTTAAACGTCATTATGGTGTAAAAGATTCAGGTACAATTTTACCTGGCCATGGTGGTATATTAGATCGAACAGATAGTTGGTTATTCGTTTTACCAATTCTCTACTTCTTATTACAATATAATTAA
- the uppS gene encoding isoprenyl transferase: MMFKNFPFFKSKKVASFDHLVEEVKKGYIPEHIAIIMDGNGRWAKRRAMPRIAGHHEGMQVVKKITKFASKLNVKVLTLYAFSTENWKRPKKEVDYLMRLPEEFLGTFLPELIEENVQVRVIGQQDRLPTHTRRAMEKAMEDTKENTGLILNFALNYGSRDEIVSAVQHMMKDSEEGKVRIEDVSEEMLSSYLMTSSLPDPELLIRTSGELRISNFMLWQIAYSEFWFTDVYWPDFTEEHLLNAITDFQHRGRRFGGV; this comes from the coding sequence ATGATGTTTAAAAACTTTCCTTTTTTTAAAAGTAAAAAGGTCGCATCGTTTGATCATCTCGTTGAAGAAGTGAAAAAAGGATACATCCCAGAACATATTGCCATTATTATGGATGGTAATGGAAGATGGGCAAAGAGGAGAGCGATGCCTCGTATTGCGGGACATCATGAAGGCATGCAAGTTGTAAAGAAAATCACAAAATTTGCAAGCAAACTTAATGTGAAAGTATTAACTCTTTATGCTTTTTCAACTGAGAACTGGAAAAGACCGAAAAAGGAAGTTGACTATTTAATGAGACTTCCAGAAGAATTTCTAGGTACATTTTTACCAGAATTGATTGAAGAGAACGTACAAGTCCGAGTAATAGGGCAACAAGATCGTCTTCCTACGCACACACGCAGAGCGATGGAGAAGGCCATGGAAGATACGAAAGAGAATACGGGATTAATTCTTAATTTCGCGTTAAACTATGGAAGTCGAGATGAAATCGTTTCTGCTGTGCAACATATGATGAAAGATAGTGAGGAAGGAAAGGTTCGTATTGAAGATGTAAGTGAAGAAATGCTTTCTTCCTACTTAATGACGAGCTCGTTACCTGATCCTGAGTTGTTAATCCGTACAAGTGGAGAGTTACGTATTAGTAATTTCATGTTATGGCAAATTGCATATTCGGAATTTTGGTTTACAGATGTGTATTGGCCAGACTTTACGGAAGAACATTTGCTAAATGCGATCACAGACTTTCAACATAGAGGGCGCAGATTCGGGGGCGTGTAG
- the frr gene encoding ribosome recycling factor — translation MGQQVLKSSNEKMEKAVAAYSRELATVRAGRASSSVLDKVQVDYYGAPTPVVQLANITVPEARLLVIQPYDKTSIGDIEKAILKADLGLNPSNDGTVIRIAFPALTEERRRDLVKVVKKYAEEAKVAVRNVRRDGNDDLKKLEKAGDITEDDLRGYTEDIQKETDKYIAKVDEIAKNKEKEIMEV, via the coding sequence ATGGGACAACAAGTATTGAAGTCTTCAAATGAAAAAATGGAAAAAGCAGTTGCTGCTTACTCTCGTGAATTAGCAACAGTTCGCGCAGGTCGTGCAAGCTCGTCTGTATTAGATAAGGTACAAGTTGATTACTATGGTGCACCAACACCTGTTGTGCAATTAGCGAACATTACAGTTCCAGAAGCACGTTTACTTGTAATTCAACCTTATGATAAAACTTCTATCGGTGATATTGAAAAAGCAATCTTAAAAGCAGATTTAGGCTTAAATCCTTCTAATGATGGAACTGTAATTCGTATTGCATTCCCTGCATTAACAGAAGAGCGTCGTCGTGATCTTGTAAAAGTTGTGAAAAAATATGCTGAAGAAGCAAAAGTTGCTGTTCGTAACGTACGTCGTGACGGTAATGATGATCTTAAGAAGCTTGAAAAAGCTGGCGATATTACAGAAGATGATTTAAGAGGATATACTGAAGATATCCAAAAAGAAACAGATAAATATATTGCAAAAGTTGACGAAATCGCAAAAAACAAAGAAAAAGAAATCATGGAAGTGTAA
- the pyrH gene encoding UMP kinase, which yields MSKPKYNRVVLKLSGEALAGEQGFGINPSVIKSVAEQVKEIAELDVEVAVVVGGGNIWRGKIGSEMGMDRAGADYMGMLATVMNSLALQDSLENIGIQTRVQTSIEMRQVAEPYIRRKAVRHLEKKRVVIFAAGTGNPYFSTDTTAALRAAEIEADVILMAKNNVDGVYNADPSLDPTATKYETLTYLDVLKEGLGVMDSTASSLCMDNDIPLIVFSVMEKGNIKRAVLGENIGTVVRGK from the coding sequence ATGAGTAAACCGAAATATAATCGTGTCGTATTAAAGCTAAGCGGAGAAGCGTTAGCTGGGGAACAAGGATTTGGAATTAACCCATCTGTTATAAAATCAGTTGCGGAACAAGTGAAAGAAATTGCAGAACTTGATGTAGAAGTTGCTGTTGTTGTTGGTGGCGGAAACATTTGGCGTGGAAAAATCGGAAGTGAAATGGGAATGGATCGTGCTGGAGCAGATTACATGGGTATGTTAGCAACAGTTATGAACTCATTAGCTCTTCAAGATAGCTTAGAGAACATTGGAATTCAAACTCGCGTTCAAACTTCAATCGAAATGCGTCAAGTAGCAGAGCCTTACATTCGTCGTAAAGCAGTTCGTCACTTAGAGAAGAAACGTGTTGTTATCTTTGCAGCAGGTACAGGTAACCCATATTTCTCTACAGATACAACGGCAGCACTACGTGCAGCGGAAATCGAAGCAGACGTTATCTTAATGGCGAAAAACAATGTAGATGGCGTATATAATGCAGATCCATCTCTTGACCCAACAGCTACGAAATACGAAACACTTACTTACTTAGATGTATTAAAAGAAGGTTTAGGTGTAATGGATTCAACAGCTTCTTCTTTATGTATGGACAATGATATTCCATTAATTGTATTCTCGGTTATGGAAAAAGGTAACATTAAACGTGCCGTTTTAGGCGAAAATATTGGAACAGTTGTAAGGGGGAAATAA
- the tsf gene encoding translation elongation factor Ts, with translation MAITAQMVKELREKTGAGMMDCKKALTETNGDMEKAIDFLREKGIAKAAKKADRIAAEGLTFIETNGNEGLILELNSETDFVAKNEGFQALIKELAAHLLANKPANIEEAMAQTIEGGKTVEEHINEAIAKIGEKLTLRRFEIVSKTDADAFGAYLHMGGRIGVLTVLEGSTDEAAAKDVAMHIAAVNPKYIDRDAVTAEEVEHERQVLTQQALNEGKPEKIVAKMVEGRLGKFFEEICLLDQAFVKNPDMKVRQFVESKGGTLKGFVRYAVGEGIEKREDNFAEEVMNQVKGSN, from the coding sequence ATGGCAATCACTGCACAAATGGTAAAAGAACTTCGTGAAAAAACAGGCGCAGGTATGATGGACTGCAAAAAAGCTTTAACTGAAACTAATGGCGACATGGAGAAAGCAATTGACTTCTTACGTGAAAAAGGTATTGCAAAAGCTGCTAAAAAAGCAGACCGCATCGCTGCTGAAGGTTTAACTTTCATCGAAACAAACGGTAACGAAGGTTTAATCTTAGAATTAAACTCTGAAACTGATTTCGTTGCGAAAAACGAAGGTTTCCAAGCGTTAATTAAAGAATTAGCTGCTCACTTATTAGCTAACAAACCAGCTAACATTGAAGAAGCTATGGCTCAAACAATCGAAGGCGGCAAAACAGTAGAAGAGCACATCAATGAAGCAATCGCTAAAATTGGTGAAAAACTTACACTTCGTCGTTTCGAAATCGTATCAAAAACTGATGCTGATGCATTCGGCGCTTACCTACACATGGGTGGACGTATTGGTGTATTAACAGTTCTTGAAGGTTCTACTGACGAAGCTGCTGCTAAAGATGTAGCAATGCACATCGCAGCAGTTAACCCTAAATACATCGACCGCGATGCTGTAACTGCTGAAGAAGTTGAGCATGAGCGTCAAGTATTAACACAACAAGCTTTAAACGAAGGCAAGCCTGAAAAAATCGTTGCAAAAATGGTTGAAGGCCGTCTAGGTAAATTCTTCGAAGAGATTTGCTTACTTGACCAAGCATTCGTTAAAAACCCTGATATGAAAGTTCGTCAGTTCGTTGAGTCTAAAGGCGGAACATTAAAAGGATTCGTTCGCTACGCTGTTGGTGAAGGTATTGAAAAACGCGAAGACAACTTTGCTGAAGAAGTAATGAACCAAGTAAAAGGTAGCAACTAA
- the rpsB gene encoding 30S ribosomal protein S2, translating into MSVISMKQLLEAGVHFGHQTRRWNPKMKRYIFTERNGIYIIDLQKTVKKVEEAYRTMRDIAAEGGDILFVGTKKQAQEAIKEEATRAGMYFVNQRWLGGTLTNFQTIQKRIKRLKDIERMQEDGTFEVLPKKEVVQLKKELERLEKFLGGIKDMKGLPSALFVVDPRKERIAVAEARKLHIPIIGIVDTNCDPDEIDHVIPANDDAIRAVKLLTSKMADAILEAKQGEETVTA; encoded by the coding sequence ATGTCAGTAATTTCTATGAAGCAATTGCTTGAAGCTGGTGTTCATTTCGGACATCAAACTCGTCGTTGGAACCCAAAAATGAAGCGTTACATTTTCACAGAGCGTAACGGTATCTACATCATCGACTTACAAAAAACTGTGAAAAAAGTTGAGGAAGCTTACAGAACGATGCGTGACATCGCTGCTGAAGGTGGAGACATCTTATTCGTAGGTACTAAAAAACAAGCACAAGAAGCTATTAAAGAAGAAGCAACTCGTGCTGGTATGTACTTCGTTAACCAACGTTGGTTAGGTGGAACTTTAACAAACTTCCAAACAATCCAAAAGCGTATCAAGCGTCTTAAAGACATCGAAAGAATGCAAGAAGATGGTACTTTCGAAGTACTTCCTAAGAAAGAAGTTGTTCAACTAAAAAAAGAGTTAGAGCGTCTTGAGAAATTCTTAGGCGGTATTAAAGATATGAAAGGTCTTCCAAGTGCATTATTCGTAGTAGACCCTCGTAAAGAGCGTATTGCAGTTGCTGAAGCACGCAAATTACACATTCCAATCATCGGTATCGTTGATACAAACTGTGATCCAGACGAAATCGATCACGTTATCCCAGCAAACGATGATGCAATTCGTGCTGTAAAACTTCTTACATCTAAAATGGCAGACGCGATCCTTGAAGCAAAACAAGGTGAAGAAACTGTTACTGCGTAA
- the codY gene encoding GTP-sensing pleiotropic transcriptional regulator CodY, which yields MELLAKTRKLNALLQSAAGKPVNFREMSDTMCEVIEANVFVVSRRGKLLGYAIHQQIENERMKQMLAERQFPEEYTQSLFNITETSSNLDVNSAYTAFPVENRELFGQGLTTIVPIVGGGERLGTLVLARLGQEFLDDDLILAEYSSTVVGMEILREKAEEIEEEARSKAVVQMAISSLSYSELEAIEHIFEELNGTEGLLVASKIADRVGITRSVIVNALRKLESAGVIESRSLGMKGTYIKVLNDKFLQELAKLKTN from the coding sequence ATGGAATTATTAGCAAAAACAAGAAAATTAAATGCGTTATTACAGAGCGCAGCAGGAAAGCCTGTAAACTTTAGAGAAATGTCTGACACAATGTGTGAAGTAATCGAAGCGAACGTATTCGTAGTAAGCCGTCGTGGTAAATTACTAGGTTATGCAATTCACCAACAAATTGAGAATGAGCGTATGAAACAAATGCTTGCAGAGCGTCAATTCCCGGAAGAATACACACAAAGCTTATTCAACATTACAGAAACATCTTCTAACTTAGATGTAAACAGTGCTTACACAGCATTCCCGGTAGAAAATAGAGAATTATTCGGTCAAGGTTTAACTACAATCGTACCAATCGTTGGTGGCGGTGAGCGTCTAGGCACATTAGTGTTAGCTCGTCTTGGTCAAGAGTTCTTAGACGATGATTTAATCCTTGCTGAATACAGTTCAACTGTAGTAGGTATGGAAATCTTACGTGAAAAAGCAGAAGAAATTGAAGAGGAAGCACGTAGTAAAGCTGTTGTTCAAATGGCGATTAGTTCATTGTCTTACAGTGAGTTAGAAGCAATCGAGCATATCTTCGAAGAATTAAATGGAACAGAAGGATTACTTGTTGCAAGTAAAATTGCTGATCGCGTAGGAATTACTCGTTCTGTAATCGTAAATGCACTACGTAAATTAGAAAGTGCTGGTGTTATTGAGTCGCGCTCTTTAGGTATGAAAGGAACATACATTAAAGTGCTAAACGACAAGTTTCTACAAGAACTTGCTAAATTAAAAACAAACTAA